From Gavia stellata isolate bGavSte3 unplaced genomic scaffold, bGavSte3.hap2 HAP2_SCAFFOLD_578, whole genome shotgun sequence, a single genomic window includes:
- the PHC2 gene encoding LOW QUALITY PROTEIN: polyhomeotic-like protein 2 (The sequence of the model RefSeq protein was modified relative to this genomic sequence to represent the inferred CDS: inserted 3 bases in 2 codons; deleted 8 bases in 6 codons) → MENEQLPAPPPASSAGGTATTPSSTGTARPTAPQISVYSGIPDRQTRPVIQQALHRQPNTAAQYLQQMYAAQQQHLMLQTAALQQQHLTSAQLQSLAAVQQASLAANRQSGSSGGNGAQPAPAQQPTINLATSPAAAQLLNRAQSVTPGASGIAQQAVLLGNAASPALTASQAQMYLRAQMLIFTPTGPVSAVRSPESPAPAPPPAPPPAPPPRHPQVHSLALRPAXPHLPALAMKPPGGPPRAGPPRGPPPDPPAEHLKKAEGPDARAHPLARAAXPPAAHPLVTPAYTPLQPPQFLQQPPKPMQPQQQQQQQFVIQQQQQLAPRGQHPRAPAAPQLQPLPPASPGPAPQPKAGVPQGAGGEGGPPNGHPGCHAAPRKFQHASAVILQLQPRPAPRCVHVRLIRVCRSMRVCMCPPLGVPEGTRRDPLPAPRSAESPPAAPPQPPALSPPAAPPGPDTPEGERPPTHEPPADRLHAQSQSLASVPGMTSGTGSSASTVAGAAPHNGENKPPQAIVKPQILTHVIEGFVIQEGAEPFPVGRSSLLVGNLKKKYAQELLAEKLPPQDNTTTTDSEMEEPYLQESKEEGNPPKLKCELCGRVDFAYKFKRSKRFCSMACAKRYNVGCTKRVGLFHPDRSKLQKPGGPPHGRRRTCKGTLPPLSKDTKKQPPVSLPPGSVPLSVTASLQLNHSQEDSSRCSDNSSYEEPLSPISASSSTSRRRQGERDLELREMELPDVHVRDLASIGHRFLPSEPSKWNVEDVYEFIRSLPGCQEIAEEFRAQEIDGQALLLLKEDHLMSTMNIKLGPALKIYARISMLKDS, encoded by the exons ATGGAGAACGAGCAGCTCCCAGCGCCTCCGCCTGCCAGCAGCGCCGGCGGCACCGCCACG ACGCCCAGCAGCACCGGCACCGCCCGCCCA ACTGCTCCCCAGATCTCCGTCTACAGCGGCATCCCCGACCGCCAGACTCGTCCAG tGATCCAGCAAGCGCTGCACCGGCAACCCAACACGGCGGCGCAGTACCTGCAGCAGATGTACGCggcgcagcagcagcacctgaTGCTGCAGACGGCCGcgctccagcagcagcacctcaccAGCGCCCAGCTCCAGAGCCTGGCCGCCGTCCAGCAG GCGAGCCTGGCGGCGAACAGGCAGAGCGGCTCGTCGGGTGGTAACGGCGCCCAGCCGGCACCGGCACAGCAACCCACG ATCAACCTGGCGACGTCGCCGGCAGCCGCGCAGCTCCTGAATCGGGCGCAGAGCGTCACCCCCGGCGCCTCCGGCATCGCGCAGCAGGCCGTGCTGTTGGGCAACGCCGCCTCGCCCGCCCTCACCGCCAGCCAGGCCCAGATGTACCTGCGGGCGCAGATG CTCATCTTCACGCCCACCGGCCCCGTCAGCGCCGTCCGG AGTCCCGAGAGCCCCgcgccggcaccgccgccggcaccgccgcccgccccgccgccccgccaccc GCAGGTGCACAGCCTGGCCCTGCGCCCCGC ACCCCACCTCCCCGCCCTGGCCATGAAGCCCCCCGGTGGCCCCCCA CGggccggccccccccggggccccccaCCCGACCCCCCCGCCGAGCACCTCAAAAAAGCCGAG GGGCCCGACGCCCGCGCCCACCCCCTGGCCCGTGCCG GCCCCCCTGCCGCCCACCCGCTCGTCACCCCAG CCTACaccccgctgcagcccccccagttCCTGCAGCAGCCGCCGAAGCCGAtgcagccgcagcagcagcagcagcagcagttcgtcatccaacagcagcagcagctggcgCCCCGCGGGCAGCACCCCCGGGCCCCA GCTGCCCCCCAACTCCAACCCctgccccccgccagccccggcccggccccccaACCCAAAGCGGGGGTCCCCCAAGGAGCGGGGGGCGAGGGCGGCCCCCCCAACGGTCACCCCGGCTGCCACGCTGCCCCCCGCAAGTTCCAGCACGCCTCCGCCGtcatcctgcagctgcagccccggcCGGCGCCACG GTGTGTGCACGTGCGCTTGATCCGTGTGTGCAGATCCAtgcgtgtgtgcatgtgt CCCCCACTCGGGGTCCCCGAGGGCACCCGCCGGGACCCGCTGCCCGCCCCGAGGAGCGCCGAGAGCCcacccgccgccccgccgcagccccccgccctctcgccgcccgccgcccccccgggccccgaCACCCCCGAGGGCGAGCGGCCCCCCACTCACG AGCCGCCCGCCGACCGCCTTCATGCTCAGTCCCAGAGCCTCGCCAGCGTTCCCGGCATGACCTCGGGGACCGGGAGCTCTGCCTCCACCGTCGCCGGCGCTGCCCCCCACAATGGTGAGAACAAACCGCCCCAGGCCATCGTGAAACCCCAAATCCTCACCCACGTTATCGAGGGCTTCGTCATCCAGGAAGGGGCAGAACCGTTCCCG GTGGGGCGCTCCTCGTTGCTGGTGGGGAACCTGAAGAAGAAGTATGCGCAGGAGCTGTTGGCTGAGAAACTTCCGCCGCAGgacaacaccaccaccaccgacTCCGAAATGGAGGAACCCTATTTGCAAG AATCCAAAGAGGAGGGGAACCCCCCCAAACTGAAGTGCGAGCTCTGCGGCCGCGTCGACTTCGCTTACAAATTCAAGCGCTCCAAGCGCTTCTGCTCCATGGCTTGCGCCAAGAG gTACAACGTGGGGTGCACGAAGCGGGTGGGTTTGTTCCACCCCGATCGCAGCAAGCTGCAGAAACCCGGCGGTCCCCCCCACGGCCGCCGTCGGACCTGCAAGGGGACGCTGCCCCCCCTCAGCAAAGACACCAAGAAGCAG CCGCCGGTTTCTCTCCCGCCGGGTTCGGTGCCTCTTTCCGTGACGGCGTCGTTGCAGCTCAACCACAGCCAAGAAGATTCGAGTCGTTGTTCGGATAATTCGAGCTACGAGGAACCGCTCTCCCCCATCTCGGCCAGTTCCTCCACGTCCCGCCGGCGGCAGGGCGAACGAGACCTGGAGCTGCGCGAGATGGAGCTGCCCGACGTCCACGTCCGGGACCTGGCGAGCATCGGTCATCGCTTCCTCCCCAGCGAGCCCAGCAAGTGGAACGTGGAGGACGTCTACGAGTTCATCCGCTCGCTGCCGG gctGCCAGGAGATCGCGGAGGAATTCAGGGCGCAGGAGATCGACGGGCaggcgctgctgctgctgaaggaggaTCATCTCATGAGCACCATGAACATCAAACTGGGACCGGCCCTCAAGATCTACGCCCGCATCAGCATGCTCAAGGACTCCTAG
- the ZNF362 gene encoding zinc finger protein 362 isoform X2: MDADKGKQRQYSQRMAEPRFNNPYFWPPPPTTPHQLDNLVLINKIKEQLMAEKIRPPHLPPTSVASQQPLLVPPSPAESSQSIMSLPKLQQVPGLHPQAVPQPDVALHARPATSTVTGLGLASRAPAVSTSESSTGTGTTTPSTPTSTSQSRLIASSPTLISGITSPPLLDSIKTIQGHGLLGAPKAERGRKKIKAENPSGPPVLVVPYPILASGETAKEGKTYRCKVCPLTFFTKSEMQIHSKSHTEAKPHKCPHCSKSFANASYLAQHLRIHLGVKPYHCSYCEKSFRQLSHLQQHTRIHTGDRPYKCPHPGCEKAFTQLSNLQSHQRQHNKDKPYKCPNCYRAYTDSASLQIHLSAHAIKHAKAYCCSMCGRAYTSETYLMKHMSKHTVVEHLVSQHSPQRTESPGIPVRISLI, encoded by the exons ATGGACGCGGATAAGGGGAAGCAACGCCAATACTCGCAGAG gATGGCGGAGCCTCGCTTCAACAACCCCTACTTctggccgcc cccccccaccaccccccaccAGCTGGACAACCTGGTCCTGATCAACAAAATCAAGGAGCAGTTGATGGCGGAGAAGATCCGACCCCCGCACTTGCCCCCCACCTCCGTGGCCTCCCAGCAGCCCCTCCTGGTGCCCCCCTCGCCCGCCGAAAGCAGCCAGTCCATCATGTCCCTCCCCAAACTGCAGCAGGTCCCGGGTCTCCACCCTCAAGCCGTCCCCCAGCCCGACGTGGCCCTGCACGCCCGACCGGCCACCAGCACTGTCACAG GGTTGGGGCTGGCTTCCCGCGCGCCGGCGGTCAGCACCTCCGAATCCAGCACGGGGACGGGGACCACCACCCCATCGACTCCCACCTCCACCAGCCAGAGCCGCCTCATCGCCTCCTCGCCCACCCTAATCTCAGGAATCACCAGCCCCCCCCTCCTCGACTCCATAAAGACAATCCAGGGTCACGGCTTGCTGGGGGCACCCAAGGCGGAACGAGGCCGTAAGAAAATCAAGGCGGAAAATCCCTCGGGACCGCCGGTCCTGGTGGTGCCCTATCCCATCCTGGCCTCGGGGGAGACGGCCAAAGAGGGGAAGACGTACAG gTGTAAGGTCTGCCCCTTGACGTTCTTCACCAAGTCGGAGATGCAGATCCACTCCAAGTCGCACACAGAGGCCAAGCCCCACAAGTGCCCCCATTGCTCCAAATCCTTCGCCAACGCCTCCTACCTGGCCCAGCACCTGCGCATCCACCTGGGCGTCAAACCCTACCACTGCTCCTACTGCGAGAAGTCCTTCCGCCAGCTGTCCCACCTCCAGCAGCACACCAG AATCCACACCGGCGACAGACCCTACAAGTGCCCGCACCCCGGCTGCGAAAAGGCCTTCACGCAACTCTCCAACCTCCAG TCCCACCAGCGACAGCACAACAAGGACAAGCCCTACAAGTGCCCCAACTGCTACCGGGCGTACACGGACTCGGCCTCGCTGCAGATCCACCTCTCGGCTCACGCCATCAAGCACGCCAAGGCCTACTGCTGCAGCATGTGCGGCCGCGCCTATACCTCG gaGACCTATTTGATGAAGCACATGTCCAAACACACCGTGGTGGAGCACCTCGTCAGCCAGCACTCGCCGCAGAGGACGGAGTCACCCGGCATTCCCGTACGGATCTCCCTCATCTAA
- the ZNF362 gene encoding zinc finger protein 362 isoform X1 translates to MAVEKRPACSTRSQLELEMDADKGKQRQYSQRMAEPRFNNPYFWPPPPTTPHQLDNLVLINKIKEQLMAEKIRPPHLPPTSVASQQPLLVPPSPAESSQSIMSLPKLQQVPGLHPQAVPQPDVALHARPATSTVTGLGLASRAPAVSTSESSTGTGTTTPSTPTSTSQSRLIASSPTLISGITSPPLLDSIKTIQGHGLLGAPKAERGRKKIKAENPSGPPVLVVPYPILASGETAKEGKTYRCKVCPLTFFTKSEMQIHSKSHTEAKPHKCPHCSKSFANASYLAQHLRIHLGVKPYHCSYCEKSFRQLSHLQQHTRIHTGDRPYKCPHPGCEKAFTQLSNLQSHQRQHNKDKPYKCPNCYRAYTDSASLQIHLSAHAIKHAKAYCCSMCGRAYTSETYLMKHMSKHTVVEHLVSQHSPQRTESPGIPVRISLI, encoded by the exons ATGGCTGTTG AAAAACGCCCCGCGTGCAGCACCCGGTCTCAGCTAGAGCTGGAGATGGACGCGGATAAGGGGAAGCAACGCCAATACTCGCAGAG gATGGCGGAGCCTCGCTTCAACAACCCCTACTTctggccgcc cccccccaccaccccccaccAGCTGGACAACCTGGTCCTGATCAACAAAATCAAGGAGCAGTTGATGGCGGAGAAGATCCGACCCCCGCACTTGCCCCCCACCTCCGTGGCCTCCCAGCAGCCCCTCCTGGTGCCCCCCTCGCCCGCCGAAAGCAGCCAGTCCATCATGTCCCTCCCCAAACTGCAGCAGGTCCCGGGTCTCCACCCTCAAGCCGTCCCCCAGCCCGACGTGGCCCTGCACGCCCGACCGGCCACCAGCACTGTCACAG GGTTGGGGCTGGCTTCCCGCGCGCCGGCGGTCAGCACCTCCGAATCCAGCACGGGGACGGGGACCACCACCCCATCGACTCCCACCTCCACCAGCCAGAGCCGCCTCATCGCCTCCTCGCCCACCCTAATCTCAGGAATCACCAGCCCCCCCCTCCTCGACTCCATAAAGACAATCCAGGGTCACGGCTTGCTGGGGGCACCCAAGGCGGAACGAGGCCGTAAGAAAATCAAGGCGGAAAATCCCTCGGGACCGCCGGTCCTGGTGGTGCCCTATCCCATCCTGGCCTCGGGGGAGACGGCCAAAGAGGGGAAGACGTACAG gTGTAAGGTCTGCCCCTTGACGTTCTTCACCAAGTCGGAGATGCAGATCCACTCCAAGTCGCACACAGAGGCCAAGCCCCACAAGTGCCCCCATTGCTCCAAATCCTTCGCCAACGCCTCCTACCTGGCCCAGCACCTGCGCATCCACCTGGGCGTCAAACCCTACCACTGCTCCTACTGCGAGAAGTCCTTCCGCCAGCTGTCCCACCTCCAGCAGCACACCAG AATCCACACCGGCGACAGACCCTACAAGTGCCCGCACCCCGGCTGCGAAAAGGCCTTCACGCAACTCTCCAACCTCCAG TCCCACCAGCGACAGCACAACAAGGACAAGCCCTACAAGTGCCCCAACTGCTACCGGGCGTACACGGACTCGGCCTCGCTGCAGATCCACCTCTCGGCTCACGCCATCAAGCACGCCAAGGCCTACTGCTGCAGCATGTGCGGCCGCGCCTATACCTCG gaGACCTATTTGATGAAGCACATGTCCAAACACACCGTGGTGGAGCACCTCGTCAGCCAGCACTCGCCGCAGAGGACGGAGTCACCCGGCATTCCCGTACGGATCTCCCTCATCTAA